CTGAACATCGCTAACTTGTCTTCAATTTTCTCTATTGTGGTTCCTACACACCACACCCAAACCTTCCCACTAAAGTTGACGAAATACCTACAAGCTATACAGCTCGAGCGTGAGTGCATGCACCCTGTGTTGGACACCATTTACCAAGCAGGTGTGCGATACACGACTTCGCTGGAATTCATTTGCCACAAGCAAGACGTTACAAGAAGGAATGTGATGTGTCAAAAGATTTTCTCCCAGACCCACAAACACTTGGTATGTTTGTGGGGTGGGGAGGGGGGAGTCAAGAATAATATTCAGCCTGTTTGCGAATCGTTGGCAGGCTTGTTTCTCTCTTCTATCCGACtattttccaacttttccCTCCCTGAGCTTAACGCCTTGTTTCGAAAAGGTATGTTGCACGATGCATAGGCAGGGCATTAAATTCGTGGAATTATGAGTAGGGGAGAAACAGGAGGAGCAGGGAATAGGAAACcgcaccaccaccaccccCCTCCCCCCCTCGAACAAATTTAATGGCTTAAGGTTATATAGTTTTAATCttattttttgcaaaacGTAAAACTGTATAACCTGTAGTGACTAAAAGAGCAATAACGGCTCGCCTCTCCACCTCCTGCTTCTCCTCCCGTCTGCACTACTGTTCCAACCCACCCTACATGTTTCTACTTTCTAACCTGTCTTCAAGGGGGGGGGGGGCTAAGGTAAAATACTGTAACCGTTGCGTTGACCGCTCTCAGCTGTATTGTGTCTGAATAATTACTTAATAAGCAGGAGTTACTGATAACACAAATACACAGGAAAGCACTCAACAACAGCGTAGTAAGTAATGCAAATTGATAGCTGCCAAGAATAACTGCTCCCTTAATGCTACTTCATTTCTATCTCTTACTTGAGCCGAACTGCATGCGACCGTTCTAGAGAATGAATACAACTTCGAACCAACCAATACCGTTTTTTCCGTTTTAAATAATAGGCAGTCGTTACATTCTCGCTTTTCCGAACGGGTCGCATGTGCGCATGCGCTGTCTTTCTAAGTGTCTCTGCGTGTCTGCCCTTTAGCGGAACAACATAAACACCACGAAAAAAGCAAGGAAACTGaatcaaaatcaattgTTAGGTTTTAAAGGAACTCTGTTTTAATCTGTTTATCCCACGCTCACCAAGTTGTGTAGTACAGGCGAAAGGttaacaattttttttcgttGCGGGCTGATAATCCCATAAAGCATGCGTGTTGGAGCGTGCCTACAGTTCCAATTGTTCTGcgtatattaaaatatgCTGGTATGTGGCCACACTTCAGTTGCCTCGTGAGACTATAATTCCTATTGTTTATTCAAAGCTCTTAGGGGCATGTGGTGATGAGATCGCTCCTGGGGCATGACGCTATCTGAGGACTTAAGATTTCGAAAAACTCTCGAACAGGAACTGAGCAGTACGTGTACGCACGTTTGCATGGATATGATATCAAGTGAATGCATAATTTAAAGTTTGTAAACACAAATTCTAGTAGTACCGAATAGGATATTGATCCTCTCCCATACCGGACGAACAGCAGTGTTGTGTCTAAATAAGAGATGAAACAAGAAAATGGTTTGGATATCAAAACGTTTCGGCTCCTTGCATATCAGTGAACTATGATCCAACCTGCTGCGAGGCAAGACACAATAAAATGCATTGTCAACGGCGACAAAAATACAGCTGAAATGGGGAGAAATAGAGAAGGTTAATTGAGTTGTGGTACAGCTATTTCATTAGgatttatatttgtttttttctttcactTTGTAgttttttataatatataagtaCTAAGTGAACTTGAGGCGAGAATTAAACCAAAACCTTAAGAGATCTTACTCTACCTCACAGTTTAATATAAGATCacactactactattatattattattatcattattattatattattattatattgttAATCGCTAACCGCTGttaatttattattcttctttgttattattattattactattttttgttatttattttattattattattcttattattattattattattattattattatcttaTTGCTATTGTTctgatattattatcgttgttattattataatctCCTCCCCCTCTTATTGCTATTAGCACTGCTATAATTATCGCTAAAGTTTTAATTGTACACACATAACTTCTATTGGCAACGGCAATCATTTCCTAGTTTTTGCACTCCAAGAATTGAAGCAGCGAGCTATCCATTTTAAAACACATCCAGAGGTTGTAAGTTTTTCCTATAAttgatttcaaaatctcTTACCAGCAACTcgattttattttttgtgaTATATCACTATTTTCTACTTGCTATAAACATGTCACAGTTTGTTTACCCACAGGAGGTCTCACCATTTATCGGCACTTTCTCGAGTTATCCATGGACATTTCAAGAAAAGGGTATGGCATACCAGGGTTTGGAATTGCAATGTTTTAACGAACTTCAGGGAGATATGGCAGCTGTAATGGATGCGGAAAACGCAAATTCGGTCCCTTCTTCCATGCGCAGCCACCTTAATCAGTTTCGTCATCACAATTACCAAGGTGGTTATTCGTTCAGTCCTGCATCTACCTCGACGTCCTCCTCGCAGGAACCCTCCCCCTCCCATTCTACAATTTCGCTATTAACATCCAGATCTTCCAGTGCGTGCAGTATGGACGACGCAAGAAGCGGCAAGCAGTCCAGTACTCAATCGTTGAGCGATGAGGTAGAGTGCACCAAGACTGGGGAGCAGGCTGGACAAGCAGAATTCACAGGTAATATGCTGAAATTCCCGCCCATCTTGCCCTCTCAGACCAGCAGTAACCGGGGCCTTATATTTGTATCCAAGATCTGCCCGCTTTGTGGGAAGAGTTTTACAAGGAGAAGCACGCTACAAATTCATCTACTGATCCACACAAATCTTAAGCCATTCAAGTGTTCTTTCTGTGAGAAAGAGTTTAACGTAAAGAGCAACCTAAACAGGCATGAGAGAATTCATAGGCAGAAAGTTATCTCCAACCAACCCTTTGTTCCCTCAGCACcagcaaaaaaaatagCATCTCTTGATGAATCGCAAAATAATCATAATTCCAACCCTAATACTAAGCATAATGATCATGTTCGAAATTTGAAACAAACCACTGAAAGACAAGAAGTCGTCCCAAAGTCCGTACAAGGACAACAAAAACTACCTTTACCCAGAAAGTCACCTCCAAGCTGTCACAATGCGAACGTCAACTTTAGAGCCTCCGCTACAAATATTCTATACcaataacaaaaagaaaacaccCTTGCCAAACCAGGGATTCTTCATTCATCCATTCATTCctatctttattttttaacatACCATGCAATGTTATTCATGTACCTCCCCAGTTCTCATTCATTTCTCAGCATTTTATCTCCGGTGACATTTTATACAAAACATTGACCCGAGAGAACTGTATGCTATTgtgtttttcctttttttatCGATGCAACCTTTTAATGTCCCCTTCatattttatcaatgaCTTGCGCCATCAAAGCAGCTCGAGCGTAGCCACTAAAAACCGCCTCATACAGTAATACACCGGATTCCTTCCAAAACAAGCTTCCTTAGCGTCTATTGTGTTTACTGTCAAACTAATTGATCATACCGTGCAGTATATGTTGCCGATTTCCCACTCAACTCAAAATCCACCTTTCTCATGAAGATCTACTTTTACAGAACTTTTTACCACGCACTTGAATCGACGGAAATCTGCCGATCTTCCTCGAGCAGCTTACGTTATACCGAAAACACAAAGAAAAACGGAAATCTCCAtggatttctttttccaattgtgaatcacgtgatttatATCACGTGGATTTTATGTGTAGTCACGTGATTCAGGCACTATTGTATATCGAGCTTATGTCATCGCCGTTGTCAACGGAAACTGATTCAATGGACTGTTCGTTTCACGCTGAGTTTTATATAGGTAGGCAAACGCTTGAACCAAAGTGAGCACGACTTGTAGCTAGCTGCACATAGTCCGCACTACATAATAGTTTTTAATGCCCCATCGTTGTTCTTCATCTGTTGCGTAGTGAATTGTTGCTTAGCGCTTCTTTGGCCTGTTCTGAATTGAGAACATCAAGAACagcaaaaaaataaaaagtcCATAGAATTTGGCACTTAAATAAAGACTTCAAAGCCTTGATTCGAAGAGCTGTCATCAGCAAGCCACATTTTGGAGGATAGTCAGAGGGTTCCATTGGATCAAGTTAAGGTGTTGggattttttgttaattaAGCATCGATTGCAAGAGGATTTATATAATTAGTAACAAGATGATACGTTTCCCTCTACAGAAGAAAAGGACGTCTGCGAGGCAGGTGCCGGATTTGTCACGATATCAACAGTTTTATAAGGAGGACGAGTCGCAGGGGTATGCTACTAGTAATAGACTCTCAGCGGATGCAGCTTCGATTGCGAGTTTGAGGCCACCGGGGATAATAGGAGCAGATGTGATGTCGGGGAGGGCGCATTCCTTTACTTCAGACCGTTCTAGTTACTTGGGCTCCATCCGGCCACGAACATATAGTATGACTTCAGACCGTAGAGCTAATTCGATGCGCAGTGCCGATTTGAGGGTTGGTTCAGGTAAGAGTGCGATTGCAGGCGGCGGTCAGGCCAACTCTATAACTGTGAAGACCACGGAGGTCAAGGATTTTCAAGGGCGGACGAAGTCCGTTACGAAGCAGACGGTTAGGCGGCTCAATGGGATGGAGGTTGTTGAGACGACGACAACCACGACAACTATTGCTGATGGGGAGTTTGATAaggattttgaagattttgcCGGTGATTTTACGAATAAGAAACACAGTGGGCCAGGCAAGTCGCTTCATCACAACACATATTTGAAATCAGGCCTAAGCCCAGATATTGAGGgtattgttgaagaagaggatgtGACCAGCGGTGAGGATGCAGACACAAAAGAAAGTATATTTTCCATTACGAGGGATATTGGTGGGCGacagcaacagcaggtGCGGCAACCTGTAGACACAAGAAAGAAGCCGAAGAGCCGTGATTCGGTACGGTTTGCCGCACCGATAAAGGGTATCAATGTCAAGCCTATTATAAAGAGGCCAGCTGCACAGGATGGTATATCTGCaccaaagaagcagcaCAGGATCCATTTCCAGGACGTTACGccaccaccatcaccaGAAAAGATGACAACTAAGACCAAGACGATGGCTaccaagaagaaaatgacaGAACAGGAAATGTATATGCATGCGTTAGATGCGGCCAGGAAGAAGGTTTATGGGGATATTGACGGGAAGGCAGCTGAAATGTCCAAGTCTATGAAAAAGAGTACAATGTCACAAAGAATGACACTAAGGGATGATGTTGTCAGTCCTAGTAAGCAGAGTCCTACTACACCTGTTGCTCTCGAATCTACtaaaaaaaccaaagacCAAGAAAGATGGGAAAAGAGAGAAGCAGAGAGACGGAGGAAGGAGATGGAATGGCAGAAGAGGGAGgaagagaagaaacaaatgAAGGAGATGGAGAAAGAACGGAAGGAAAGACTgcaacaaaataaaagacTGAGGACTTCAAGCAAGAGACAAGGTATCTCTAacaagaaatttttttccttcATAGAATTTCCTAAAAAGACTCCTGCAAAGAAGGAGAGCAGTAGTACCAGTAGTAAGCCGTTGGCGCAGGAGGTCCAACGGAAATACACATCACGTTCAGAAGAGCACGTTCCAAAATTGGATGTGGTGAGTTCAGATAATAGCAGTTTCAGCAGTG
This region of Eremothecium cymbalariae DBVPG#7215 chromosome 4, complete sequence genomic DNA includes:
- a CDS encoding C2H2-type zinc finger protein (similar to Ashbya gossypii AGR186C), whose protein sequence is MSQFVYPQEVSPFIGTFSSYPWTFQEKGMAYQGLELQCFNELQGDMAAVMDAENANSVPSSMRSHLNQFRHHNYQGGYSFSPASTSTSSSQEPSPSHSTISLLTSRSSSACSMDDARSGKQSSTQSLSDEVECTKTGEQAGQAEFTGNMLKFPPILPSQTSSNRGLIFVSKICPLCGKSFTRRSTLQIHLLIHTNLKPFKCSFCEKEFNVKSNLNRHERIHRQKVISNQPFVPSAPAKKIASLDESQNNHNSNPNTKHNDHVRNLKQTTERQEVVPKSVQGQQKLPLPRKSPPSCHNANVNFRASATNILYQ
- the MSC3 gene encoding Msc3p (similar to Ashbya gossypii AGR185C); this translates as MIRFPLQKKRTSARQVPDLSRYQQFYKEDESQGYATSNRLSADAASIASLRPPGIIGADVMSGRAHSFTSDRSSYLGSIRPRTYSMTSDRRANSMRSADLRVGSGKSAIAGGGQANSITVKTTEVKDFQGRTKSVTKQTVRRLNGMEVVETTTTTTTIADGEFDKDFEDFAGDFTNKKHSGPGKSLHHNTYLKSGLSPDIEGIVEEEDVTSGEDADTKESIFSITRDIGGRQQQQVRQPVDTRKKPKSRDSVRFAAPIKGINVKPIIKRPAAQDGISAPKKQHRIHFQDVTPPPSPEKMTTKTKTMATKKKMTEQEMYMHALDAARKKVYGDIDGKAAEMSKSMKKSTMSQRMTLRDDVVSPSKQSPTTPVALESTKKTKDQERWEKREAERRRKEMEWQKREEEKKQMKEMEKERKERLQQNKRLRTSSKRQGISNKKFFSFIEFPKKTPAKKESSSTSSKPLAQEVQRKYTSRSEEHVPKLDVVSSDNSSFSSDIGDGLQLGNMENEMYAKAVQVAMKKYQMTSDERLKSSSILEQPKQILTPVTSSNLSHQGPEEKYYQPIKGSTNEGLLEQPPSIVFPNDNAISEVISEPSLSRKASFIEKLLKFSTEKYGYQPRRSFSSANRQQIFTDLDDEIPPLPDIPLVDPSMGDGGSQQVLVDNVSDNEVPLVQDPAPQPVVKSVEEPVEKLLAESVEKLTIIDPPPPIRASPHAGSPRASPVAYPAADPCLVRSSPIEPTPPVSGTPEATPPIMVPSPNAPPTRAPGYDEPMILNNTSSVSNLGEGKAVQPNLTESSPAPLQRHSEPPMAAATAPDEPPTQPARPLATPPPPHATQEQRTPAKHISPATPTKKKSFLARLFSRKHATDSHTSK